From the Acetobacter aceti genome, one window contains:
- a CDS encoding EAL domain-containing protein: MSDNLPEFTGYNFTFAVGALILCTVTMLIAVRMVCRAAMVVGLSRKKRLLFSACVAGNGVWATHFVAMLGCVNSMATVYQVPLTILSVLVAMGLFVPTWWSECLTPNRSLSSRTALLMTVAVGGMHYIGIAAMGGEGLESIPPLRFILSLAVSFAFFYAGCLLRRQQRGRRRSFAAIAWVLGICSLHFMGMPHTSSMHGSMGGMSQHIASLSLAGMVGAGTSTFLALASIFLLLEYQSAKRKIENNTRARSFADAALEGLVVTTGSVVLDANSAFWNLAGIKPHSTYQLKNFFPALSTEEIVQKLVKEDAPRETQMIRHGGERIPVEIYARESFWRGKVRTILAVIDLRARKETEAAIKELAITDMLTGIGNRSFFVSSLTGLLQDKTRNHPVVVFLVDIDRFKNINETCGHAMGDKVLSHIAKRLQLLVPQDAIMARIAGDEFAVACMLSPEDVTDFASYLALELKIPLPDGHDELPVSVSVGFAVSDDDMQDGGQLLHCSGIALLAAKQSGRGNFREYDSSFDSSIQDRIRLEREIQLGLERNEFFLEYQPIMSTHDRTLVGYEALVRWQHPERGRVPPDQFIGIAEECGLIAQLGGWVLRRACRDAVSWKNGLNVSVNVSPIQFTTSDLPDVIKSALDDAGLEPNRLSIEITESTFLVGKQAIQILKALRALGVGIVMDDFGTGYSSLSHLRDFQFDKVKIDRSFIWDMINRPHSAAIVDAILSLGHGLGVDIVAEGIETAEQLAYLEQRSCSLVQGYFIGRPSQTIAERPRTEVMEAPVPA, from the coding sequence ATGTCTGACAATCTTCCAGAATTCACTGGCTATAATTTCACCTTCGCGGTCGGTGCGCTCATTCTGTGCACCGTGACCATGCTGATTGCAGTGCGGATGGTCTGTCGCGCCGCAATGGTAGTTGGTCTATCTCGCAAGAAGAGGCTGCTGTTCAGCGCCTGCGTAGCCGGAAATGGCGTATGGGCCACTCACTTCGTCGCCATGCTGGGCTGTGTAAACAGCATGGCCACCGTCTATCAAGTGCCTCTTACAATCCTGTCCGTGCTCGTCGCCATGGGACTTTTTGTGCCGACATGGTGGAGCGAATGCCTGACTCCCAACCGGTCCCTTTCGTCCCGTACAGCCCTCCTTATGACTGTGGCCGTAGGAGGGATGCATTATATTGGTATTGCCGCCATGGGCGGGGAAGGGCTGGAATCCATCCCGCCCCTCAGGTTTATCCTTTCCCTGGCAGTCAGTTTTGCCTTTTTCTATGCTGGTTGCCTCCTGCGCCGACAGCAGCGTGGGCGTCGCAGATCTTTTGCCGCGATTGCCTGGGTTCTAGGCATATGTTCCCTGCATTTCATGGGGATGCCCCATACCTCCTCAATGCATGGATCAATGGGGGGCATGTCTCAGCATATCGCTTCTCTTTCCCTTGCCGGAATGGTCGGAGCGGGCACGTCGACTTTCCTTGCTCTGGCCAGCATTTTTCTCCTGCTTGAATATCAGTCGGCAAAGCGGAAGATTGAAAACAATACGCGGGCCCGCAGCTTCGCTGATGCAGCCCTTGAAGGGCTGGTTGTCACGACCGGCAGCGTTGTCCTTGACGCCAACAGCGCATTCTGGAACCTCGCAGGAATCAAACCTCACTCCACATATCAGCTGAAAAATTTTTTTCCCGCACTTTCGACGGAAGAAATCGTTCAGAAGCTTGTCAAGGAAGACGCCCCGCGCGAGACCCAGATGATTCGGCATGGCGGCGAACGTATCCCTGTAGAAATCTATGCCCGGGAAAGCTTCTGGCGGGGAAAAGTACGGACCATTCTGGCCGTCATTGATCTTCGTGCGCGCAAGGAGACCGAGGCCGCGATAAAGGAGCTGGCCATTACGGATATGCTCACCGGCATCGGCAACCGTTCGTTTTTCGTCTCCAGCCTTACCGGTCTCCTTCAGGATAAAACGCGGAACCATCCAGTCGTCGTCTTTCTTGTCGATATTGATCGTTTCAAGAACATCAATGAGACGTGTGGTCATGCCATGGGCGACAAGGTCCTTTCCCACATCGCCAAACGTCTTCAGCTTCTCGTGCCACAGGACGCGATCATGGCGCGCATCGCCGGAGATGAATTTGCTGTCGCCTGCATGCTCAGTCCGGAGGATGTGACAGATTTCGCTTCCTACCTTGCGCTGGAACTGAAAATCCCCCTACCCGACGGTCATGATGAATTACCGGTTTCTGTGAGCGTAGGTTTCGCCGTATCCGACGATGACATGCAGGATGGCGGACAGCTTCTGCATTGTTCAGGAATCGCGCTACTGGCTGCAAAGCAGTCAGGACGTGGAAATTTTCGTGAATATGACAGCTCTTTTGACAGCTCTATCCAGGACCGTATCCGTCTTGAGCGTGAAATCCAGCTCGGCCTCGAACGCAATGAATTCTTCCTTGAGTATCAGCCGATCATGTCGACCCATGACCGCACACTGGTCGGATACGAAGCTCTGGTTCGCTGGCAGCATCCGGAGCGCGGGCGCGTTCCACCCGACCAGTTCATCGGAATTGCTGAAGAATGTGGACTGATCGCCCAGCTTGGGGGGTGGGTCTTACGGCGAGCCTGTCGTGATGCTGTCAGCTGGAAAAACGGACTGAACGTGTCGGTCAATGTGTCTCCAATCCAGTTTACCACTTCGGATTTGCCAGACGTCATCAAGTCCGCTCTTGACGATGCCGGCCTGGAACCGAACCGCCTCAGTATTGAAATCACGGAAAGCACATTCCTTGTCGGCAAACAGGCCATTCAGATTCTGAAGGCTCTGCGTGCCCTTGGTGTCGGCATCGTCATGGATGATTTCGGAACGGGTTATTCAAGTCTCAGCCATCTTCGGGATTTCCAGTTCGATAAAGTGAAGATCGACCGTTCCTTTATCTGGGACATGATCAATCGCCCCCATTCGGCCGCTATCGTCGACGCGATTCTTTCACTTGGTCACGGCCTCGGAGTCGATATTGTTGCTGAAGGTATTGAGACTGCCGAGCAGCTTGCCTATCTGGAGCAGCGGTCATGCTCGCTGGTGCAGGGATATTTCATAGGCAGGCCAAGCCAGACCATTGCCGAGCGCCCGAGAACAGAGGTTATGGAAGCTCCTGTTCCAGCATAA
- a CDS encoding electron transfer flavoprotein-ubiquinone oxidoreductase translates to MSEREAMEFDVVIVGGGPAGLAAAIRLRQLNPEASVCLIEKGSEIGAHIVSGAVIEPRALEELFPDWLERGAPLKTPVTEEEMYFLTEKKGFRIPALDRVMPHLANHGNYVVSLGEVCRWLAAQAEELGVEIYPGFAGAEVLIEKNRVVGVATGDMGITRDGEKGPNYQPGMELRATYTLFAEGCRGSLTKQVMEHYNLRKGVDPQTYGLGIKEVWEIPAENHRPGLVVHSFGWPLDDKTYGGAWLYHFGENLVSYGFVTGLDYENTWLSPFDEMQRTKLHPVFRKHFEGGRRLIYGARALSEGGLQSIPRLTFPGGALLGDSAGFLNTPKIKGTHTAMKSGMLAAEAVIDALKAERVEPASYTSLVRQSWLYDELKTARNVRPAFARWGSKLGALYAGFDAMVLRGKAPWTLHFKHADNETLKPASLSTPIDYPKPDNKITFDKLSSVFLSNTNHEEDQPVHLKVRNMGLWKTVNWDVFHSPESRYCPAGVYEAVDTDVEARLVINAQNCVHCKTCDIKDPTQNIDWCTPEGAGGPNYPAGM, encoded by the coding sequence ATGAGCGAACGCGAGGCGATGGAATTTGATGTCGTCATCGTGGGTGGCGGCCCGGCGGGTCTGGCGGCAGCCATCCGCCTGCGTCAGCTTAACCCCGAAGCCAGTGTCTGCCTGATCGAAAAAGGCAGTGAGATCGGCGCGCATATCGTCTCCGGCGCAGTGATCGAGCCTCGCGCTCTTGAGGAACTGTTCCCCGACTGGCTGGAGCGCGGCGCTCCCCTGAAGACCCCGGTGACCGAGGAGGAAATGTATTTCCTCACCGAGAAAAAGGGCTTCAGGATTCCGGCGCTTGACCGTGTGATGCCGCATCTCGCCAACCATGGGAACTATGTTGTCAGCCTCGGCGAGGTATGCCGCTGGCTGGCCGCGCAGGCGGAAGAACTCGGCGTCGAGATCTATCCCGGTTTCGCGGGCGCTGAAGTGCTGATCGAGAAAAACCGCGTGGTGGGCGTGGCGACGGGCGACATGGGCATCACCCGTGACGGCGAAAAAGGCCCGAATTACCAGCCCGGCATGGAACTGCGGGCGACATACACGCTCTTCGCAGAAGGCTGCCGTGGTTCTCTCACCAAGCAGGTGATGGAACACTACAATCTCCGTAAAGGCGTCGATCCGCAGACCTACGGCCTCGGCATCAAGGAAGTGTGGGAAATCCCCGCCGAAAACCACCGTCCCGGTCTGGTTGTGCACAGCTTCGGCTGGCCGCTCGACGACAAGACCTACGGCGGTGCATGGCTCTACCATTTCGGCGAGAACCTCGTCTCCTATGGCTTCGTCACAGGTCTCGACTACGAGAACACGTGGCTGTCGCCGTTCGACGAGATGCAGCGCACGAAGCTGCACCCGGTCTTCCGCAAGCATTTCGAAGGCGGTCGTCGCCTGATCTACGGCGCACGCGCCCTTTCCGAAGGCGGCCTCCAGTCGATCCCGCGCCTAACCTTCCCCGGTGGCGCACTGCTCGGCGATTCGGCGGGCTTCCTCAACACACCGAAGATCAAAGGCACGCATACAGCCATGAAGTCCGGCATGCTGGCCGCTGAAGCCGTGATCGATGCGCTGAAGGCCGAGCGGGTTGAGCCTGCCTCCTACACCAGCCTTGTCCGTCAGTCCTGGCTGTATGATGAACTGAAAACCGCCCGCAACGTTCGCCCGGCCTTCGCTCGCTGGGGGTCGAAGCTGGGTGCGCTTTATGCCGGGTTCGACGCGATGGTGCTGCGCGGCAAAGCTCCCTGGACGCTTCATTTCAAGCATGCGGACAACGAAACGCTGAAGCCCGCTTCTCTCAGCACACCAATTGATTACCCGAAGCCGGACAACAAGATTACCTTCGACAAGCTGTCGTCCGTGTTCCTGTCGAACACCAACCATGAGGAAGACCAACCGGTCCATCTCAAGGTCCGCAATATGGGTCTGTGGAAGACGGTGAACTGGGACGTGTTCCATTCTCCCGAAAGCCGCTACTGCCCGGCCGGTGTCTATGAAGCGGTCGATACGGACGTCGAAGCCCGTCTGGTGATCAACGCGCAGAACTGCGTCCACTGCAAGACATGCGACATCAAGGATCCGACGCAGAATATCGACTGGTGCACGCCTGAAGGGGCGGGCGGCCCGAATTACCCTGCGGGTATGTGA
- the mtnK gene encoding S-methyl-5-thioribose kinase produces MTLTKDTQYRSLNPDSLRQVLADLPPLASRLGGAAADWSIREVSDGNLNNVWLVHGPAGSLCAKQSLPHVRVDPSWKMPLDRTTFEAGWLEAVTPVVPDMVPAFLHFDPQLFLLVTACLDDHVTFTEALAKGADPAPVASQIGVFVARSTFHTSWRGGPFENMARLEQFFSGNTTLSRITVDLVLTDPYHDHPRNHYHAELQPLVTRLHADPAIHRSVCHMQSRFFTAREALLHGDLHSGSVMVGQDKTSVIDGEFSGIGPIGFDCGMFVGNLILASFAAPSGSRRDQLHQAASIFHESFIETYCNEWLHSEAKTDLAPTFLSSHDPDEIQRQQKEECDRITADTAGFAAMEIVRRLTGYANTSLFNGLPEPQKGKQQYQALSFAMELLSDLKTAPEKLFPGRIIPL; encoded by the coding sequence ATGACTTTGACCAAAGATACGCAGTATCGCTCCCTGAATCCTGACAGTCTCCGACAGGTTCTGGCTGATTTACCTCCCCTTGCCTCTCGTCTCGGTGGCGCCGCTGCTGACTGGAGCATTCGGGAAGTCAGTGATGGTAATCTCAACAATGTCTGGCTCGTTCATGGCCCTGCTGGATCTCTCTGCGCCAAGCAGTCTCTTCCTCATGTTCGGGTCGATCCCTCGTGGAAGATGCCGCTGGACCGGACGACTTTCGAGGCTGGCTGGCTAGAGGCGGTCACGCCCGTGGTTCCGGACATGGTCCCGGCCTTTCTTCATTTTGATCCACAGCTTTTCCTGCTTGTGACGGCCTGCCTTGACGATCATGTCACCTTCACGGAAGCCTTGGCCAAAGGAGCAGACCCCGCCCCTGTAGCCAGTCAGATCGGCGTCTTTGTCGCACGATCCACATTTCATACGTCCTGGCGTGGTGGTCCATTCGAGAATATGGCGCGTCTCGAACAATTTTTCTCCGGAAATACAACCCTTTCCCGGATCACGGTCGATCTGGTCCTGACGGACCCCTACCACGATCATCCTCGTAATCATTACCATGCCGAGCTACAGCCGCTGGTGACACGACTTCATGCTGACCCTGCCATTCATCGTTCGGTCTGCCATATGCAGTCACGTTTTTTCACGGCGCGTGAAGCTTTGCTGCATGGAGATCTGCATAGCGGCTCCGTCATGGTCGGTCAGGACAAAACCTCCGTGATTGACGGGGAATTTTCCGGCATAGGCCCGATCGGTTTCGATTGCGGTATGTTTGTCGGCAACCTTATCCTCGCATCATTCGCCGCTCCATCAGGCTCCCGCCGTGATCAGCTACATCAGGCCGCATCCATCTTTCATGAGAGTTTTATCGAGACATACTGCAATGAGTGGCTGCACAGTGAGGCAAAGACCGATCTGGCTCCTACTTTTCTGAGCTCCCATGATCCTGACGAAATCCAACGCCAGCAGAAGGAGGAATGCGATCGTATCACTGCTGACACGGCAGGTTTCGCAGCCATGGAAATCGTTCGCCGATTGACAGGCTACGCAAACACTTCCCTCTTCAATGGCCTGCCTGAACCACAAAAGGGAAAGCAGCAATATCAGGCGCTTTCGTTTGCGATGGAGCTTCTTTCCGATCTGAAAACTGCCCCAGAGAAACTCTTCCCAGGCAGAATTATCCCTCTTTGA
- a CDS encoding tetratricopeptide repeat protein — protein MPALDDAPATISPELSACLAEARTFEKRGDMVGVRKAALTYLARCPREPAILALLGRAELLLGHPARALAPLTRSARLTNHFIFYLLQADCLRKLGRFSEQKEVLEKTSLWMPQTGTAYFMAGIAFEGIRETERAIRFYRQALTTLPNEAPVQHRLGRALVEKGETIGALHYLEQALALRPNEPTYLVDLSVALEHAGRLEEALATVEKALILQPDNPEAIHNRGHLLFNLNRSAEALAVFNDALATGRDCSKTLFSRGVTLLKLGQFEEGWVGYETRWGTSQTLPTNLPAPLWQGEPLEGCHILLHAEQGLGDSLQFIRFAPQLAERGAVVTVLAPPPLQRLFTTVAGVTHSVTDLSAEAHFDYHCPVASLPHRLGVTEANIPSAPYFSVPPEEASRQGSAIRRLMWSGKRPAQRVIGLVWSGAPRPAQVEAHAIDQRRSMPLSDLAPLFDLPDTVFVSFQLNGAQQITEAGLPIHDGTHGIRDFADTAARLLGIDLLVCVDTSIAHLAGGLGLPVWMMSRFDGCWRWLEHRSDTPWYPTMKIYRQPKPGDWAGLVMNLKEDMRAYTPALLAAAS, from the coding sequence ATGCCTGCTCTCGATGACGCCCCCGCAACGATATCTCCGGAACTCAGCGCGTGCCTTGCCGAAGCACGCACGTTCGAGAAGCGTGGAGACATGGTGGGTGTGAGGAAAGCTGCCCTGACATATCTGGCGCGCTGTCCACGTGAGCCGGCTATTCTGGCCCTTCTGGGGCGCGCAGAGTTATTGCTGGGCCATCCTGCACGCGCACTGGCCCCTTTGACCAGAAGCGCCCGCCTTACCAATCATTTTATTTTTTACCTTCTGCAGGCAGACTGTTTAAGAAAACTTGGCCGTTTCTCTGAACAGAAGGAAGTTCTTGAGAAAACCTCTCTGTGGATGCCTCAAACTGGTACCGCCTATTTTATGGCCGGCATCGCTTTTGAAGGAATCAGGGAAACCGAACGCGCGATCCGCTTCTATCGACAGGCCCTCACGACACTCCCCAACGAAGCGCCAGTCCAACATCGCCTTGGTCGTGCTCTGGTTGAAAAAGGCGAAACCATCGGAGCTTTGCACTATCTTGAACAGGCCCTCGCGCTCCGCCCGAACGAGCCAACCTACCTTGTTGATCTCAGCGTTGCCCTTGAACATGCAGGCAGGCTTGAAGAAGCGCTGGCGACAGTTGAAAAGGCGCTGATTCTTCAGCCAGACAATCCGGAAGCCATCCATAATCGCGGCCATCTGCTTTTCAATCTGAATCGTTCTGCTGAAGCACTGGCCGTCTTCAACGATGCGCTGGCAACGGGACGCGACTGCTCCAAAACCCTGTTTTCTCGCGGAGTCACCCTGCTGAAACTCGGACAGTTCGAAGAAGGATGGGTTGGCTATGAAACCCGATGGGGAACCTCGCAGACACTCCCCACCAACCTCCCCGCTCCACTCTGGCAGGGAGAGCCTCTTGAGGGGTGTCATATCCTGCTTCATGCCGAGCAGGGGCTGGGGGATTCACTCCAGTTCATTCGCTTTGCGCCACAGCTTGCTGAACGAGGCGCTGTCGTAACCGTTCTCGCGCCACCACCACTGCAGAGACTTTTCACAACCGTCGCAGGCGTGACGCACAGTGTGACCGATCTATCGGCTGAGGCTCATTTCGACTACCACTGCCCTGTTGCCAGTCTGCCGCATCGCCTCGGCGTCACGGAAGCGAATATCCCATCGGCTCCTTATTTTTCCGTGCCCCCTGAAGAAGCTTCCCGGCAGGGAAGCGCCATCCGTCGTCTCATGTGGTCAGGCAAGCGCCCGGCCCAACGTGTCATCGGACTTGTCTGGTCCGGCGCCCCTCGGCCTGCTCAGGTTGAGGCTCACGCCATCGACCAGAGACGCTCCATGCCCCTGTCAGATCTCGCTCCTCTGTTTGATCTGCCTGACACGGTTTTTGTCAGTTTCCAGTTGAATGGCGCTCAGCAAATTACAGAGGCTGGTCTGCCGATTCATGACGGCACGCACGGAATCAGGGACTTTGCAGATACGGCTGCCCGTCTTCTTGGTATCGACCTGCTGGTTTGCGTGGATACGTCGATTGCTCATCTGGCTGGCGGTCTGGGTTTGCCTGTATGGATGATGTCCCGTTTCGACGGCTGCTGGCGCTGGCTTGAACACCGTAGCGATACTCCATGGTATCCCACCATGAAGATTTACCGTCAGCCCAAACCCGGTGATTGGGCTGGGCTCGTCATGAATCTGAAAGAGGATATGAGAGCTTACACTCCGGCATTGCTGGCTGCTGCCTCCTGA
- a CDS encoding electron transfer flavoprotein subunit beta/FixA family protein produces the protein MKILVPVKRVVDYNIKVLVKSDGSGVETSGLKMSMNPFDEIAVEEAVRLREKGAATEVIAVSIGVQQAQDTLRTAMAMGADRAILVLSEESPEPLAVAKVLKALVEKEKPDLVFLGKQAIDDDMNATGQMLAGLLGWGQGTFASKVEIVDGRAEVTREIDGGTETVSLAVPAIVTADLRLNEPRYASLPNIMKAKKKPLETIQAADLGVDMTRRLTTVSVAEPPVRKAGIKVGSVAELVEKLRNEAKVI, from the coding sequence ATGAAGATACTTGTCCCGGTAAAGCGGGTTGTTGATTACAACATCAAGGTTCTCGTCAAATCGGATGGTAGCGGCGTCGAGACGTCCGGCCTGAAGATGTCGATGAACCCCTTTGACGAAATTGCCGTCGAAGAAGCTGTCCGACTGCGTGAAAAAGGCGCCGCGACCGAGGTGATCGCCGTATCGATCGGTGTGCAGCAGGCGCAGGACACCCTCCGCACAGCGATGGCGATGGGGGCTGACCGCGCCATCCTCGTCCTCTCGGAAGAAAGCCCGGAGCCTCTGGCCGTCGCCAAGGTGCTGAAGGCGCTCGTCGAGAAAGAGAAGCCGGACCTCGTCTTCCTTGGCAAACAGGCGATTGACGACGACATGAACGCGACAGGCCAGATGCTGGCCGGTCTGCTCGGCTGGGGTCAGGGCACCTTCGCCAGCAAGGTGGAAATCGTGGACGGTCGTGCGGAAGTCACCCGCGAGATCGATGGTGGCACCGAGACAGTGTCCCTCGCCGTTCCGGCCATCGTTACGGCGGACCTGCGCCTGAACGAGCCTCGCTACGCGTCCCTGCCAAACATCATGAAGGCCAAGAAAAAGCCGCTTGAGACGATTCAGGCTGCGGATCTCGGCGTCGACATGACCCGCCGCCTGACGACGGTGTCCGTGGCTGAGCCGCCCGTCCGCAAGGCAGGCATCAAGGTCGGTTCCGTGGCCGAACTGGTCGAGAAACTGCGCAACGAAGCGAAGGTGATCTGA
- a CDS encoding family 1 encapsulin nanocompartment shell protein: protein MNNLHRHLAPVSSSAWDQIEEEASRTLRRYLAGRRVVDTSEPHGETFAGVGTGRFSTIETPDTGIRAVKREVLPLVELRVPFTLSRAEIDAVERGSQDSDWQPVKDAAKKIAYAEDRAIFDGYPAAGIQGIRKGTSNAHLKLPASPKDYSYVITEALDALRLAGVNGPYSIVLGAQAWLAVNGGDDEGYPIRKHIESLIDGKLVWAPAIEGAFVVSMRGGDLVLDIGQDFSIGYLGHTAETVELYLQESFVFRVLTSEATVAIDGVAQPAS from the coding sequence ATGAACAATCTTCATCGCCATCTCGCCCCGGTTTCCAGCTCCGCCTGGGACCAGATTGAGGAAGAAGCCTCGCGCACCCTGCGGAGATACCTTGCCGGAAGGCGGGTGGTCGACACGTCCGAACCTCACGGCGAGACCTTCGCTGGCGTCGGAACGGGACGGTTCAGCACGATCGAGACGCCGGACACGGGTATTCGCGCCGTGAAGCGCGAAGTTCTGCCGCTCGTTGAACTGCGTGTTCCTTTCACTCTGTCACGCGCAGAGATTGACGCCGTGGAACGCGGTTCTCAGGATTCGGACTGGCAGCCGGTGAAAGATGCCGCGAAGAAAATTGCTTACGCAGAAGACCGCGCCATCTTCGACGGATATCCGGCGGCAGGCATCCAGGGCATCCGCAAAGGCACGTCCAACGCCCATCTCAAGCTCCCTGCTTCTCCCAAGGATTATTCCTACGTCATTACCGAAGCGCTGGACGCCCTGCGTCTTGCCGGGGTGAATGGTCCTTACTCGATCGTTCTGGGCGCTCAGGCCTGGCTGGCTGTCAACGGCGGCGACGATGAGGGCTATCCAATCCGCAAGCATATCGAGAGTCTGATCGACGGAAAGCTTGTCTGGGCTCCGGCCATTGAAGGGGCGTTCGTTGTCTCCATGCGTGGTGGTGATCTCGTGCTCGATATTGGCCAGGATTTCTCCATCGGCTATCTGGGACATACAGCAGAGACGGTCGAACTCTACCTGCAGGAGAGCTTTGTGTTCCGTGTTCTGACCAGTGAAGCGACAGTAGCCATTGATGGTGTTGCGCAACCGGCGTCCTGA
- a CDS encoding Dyp-type peroxidase: protein MATPQPVDTRLTQAAIFMVATLNDGASASAVTQIRDLLGDLSSLVRGVGFRIPDGRLSCVTGIGSDAWDLLFGAPRPKDLHPFQEINGVHVAPSTPGDFLFHIRATRMDLCFELAKVIVSRLEGVATIADEVHGFKYFDERDLLGFVDGTENPSGQAAIDATIIGDEDPAFAGGSYVIIQKYLHDLKKWNAMATETQEDVIGRRKLSDIEIADSAKKSYAHNVLTNIEENGEQLQILRDNMPFGKVGQGEFGTYFIGYACSPARTEQMLQNMFVGKPPGNYDRLLDVSTAVTGTLFFIPTSDFLDGAPDFALPNSAPATAETKPTQTDTSLSIGSLKEEQ from the coding sequence TTGGCCACGCCTCAACCCGTCGATACCAGGCTGACCCAGGCCGCAATCTTTATGGTCGCGACTCTCAACGACGGGGCATCTGCGTCGGCGGTTACCCAGATACGCGATCTGCTTGGCGATCTTTCTTCTCTGGTGCGCGGTGTAGGGTTTCGTATTCCCGATGGCCGACTGAGCTGTGTGACCGGAATCGGCTCCGATGCGTGGGATCTTCTTTTTGGCGCGCCGCGACCGAAGGATCTCCACCCGTTTCAGGAGATTAACGGGGTGCATGTCGCGCCTTCGACACCGGGTGATTTCCTCTTTCATATCCGCGCGACACGCATGGATCTCTGCTTCGAACTGGCGAAGGTGATTGTCTCACGGCTTGAAGGCGTGGCGACGATTGCTGATGAGGTGCATGGGTTCAAATACTTCGACGAACGAGACCTGCTCGGCTTTGTCGATGGCACGGAGAATCCCTCCGGTCAGGCTGCGATCGACGCGACGATAATCGGCGATGAAGATCCTGCTTTTGCTGGTGGCAGCTATGTCATTATCCAGAAATATCTGCATGACCTGAAAAAATGGAATGCGATGGCGACCGAAACGCAGGAAGATGTCATTGGTCGCAGGAAACTTTCCGACATTGAAATCGCCGACAGCGCCAAGAAAAGTTACGCGCACAATGTGCTGACCAACATTGAGGAAAACGGAGAACAGCTCCAGATTCTTCGTGACAACATGCCGTTCGGCAAGGTCGGTCAGGGCGAGTTCGGCACATATTTCATCGGTTACGCCTGTTCACCGGCGCGGACGGAACAGATGCTGCAGAATATGTTCGTGGGGAAGCCGCCCGGTAACTACGACCGTCTGCTCGATGTCAGCACGGCTGTTACCGGGACTCTGTTTTTTATCCCGACATCCGACTTTCTGGATGGAGCCCCTGACTTCGCGCTCCCGAACAGCGCGCCTGCAACCGCAGAGACAAAGCCGACCCAGACCGACACCTCCCTGAGCATAGGCTCACTGAAAGAGGAACAGTGA
- a CDS encoding FAD-binding protein, with amino-acid sequence MTVLVLVETEAGQIRQASRSAITAATKLGDVHALVVGNAADTDAAAALAARVPGVVKVLKAGADVLAHELAEPVADLIVSLAGEYSHIVAASTAVGKNVLPRAAALLDVQPIPDVMAIVDADTFVRPIYAGNALATVKSSDAKKVLTVRATNFDPAPAEGGSATVEAVNVTVQDTVSRFVSEHTPTSDRPELESARVIVSGGRGLGSAENFQSVLTPLADKLGAAIGASRVAVDSGYAENDCQVGQTGKIVAPELYVAVGISGAIQHLAGMKDSKVIVAINKDADAPMLQVADYALVGDLFEVVPELANSL; translated from the coding sequence ATGACCGTTCTTGTTCTTGTCGAGACCGAAGCCGGCCAGATCCGTCAGGCTTCCCGCTCCGCCATCACCGCAGCGACCAAACTGGGCGACGTTCATGCTCTGGTTGTGGGCAATGCAGCGGACACAGACGCTGCCGCGGCCCTCGCCGCCAGGGTGCCGGGCGTGGTCAAGGTGCTGAAGGCCGGCGCCGACGTGCTGGCGCACGAACTGGCCGAACCTGTGGCCGACCTGATCGTGTCTCTGGCTGGCGAGTACAGCCACATCGTCGCCGCTTCCACGGCTGTTGGGAAAAACGTCCTGCCCCGAGCCGCCGCGCTGCTCGACGTGCAGCCGATTCCCGACGTGATGGCTATTGTCGATGCCGATACATTCGTCCGTCCGATCTATGCGGGCAATGCGCTGGCGACCGTGAAGTCTTCCGATGCGAAGAAAGTGCTGACCGTACGCGCGACCAACTTCGATCCCGCTCCGGCTGAGGGTGGCTCCGCTACCGTCGAGGCAGTCAATGTCACCGTTCAGGACACGGTTTCCCGCTTCGTCTCCGAACACACGCCCACCAGCGATCGTCCGGAACTCGAGTCGGCTCGTGTGATCGTTTCCGGCGGTCGTGGTCTGGGCAGCGCCGAGAACTTCCAGTCCGTGCTGACGCCGCTGGCCGACAAGCTGGGCGCGGCCATTGGCGCTTCCCGTGTGGCTGTTGATTCCGGTTACGCCGAGAACGACTGTCAGGTCGGTCAGACAGGCAAGATCGTCGCACCTGAACTGTATGTCGCCGTTGGCATCTCGGGGGCGATCCAGCATCTGGCTGGTATGAAGGACAGCAAGGTCATTGTCGCCATCAACAAGGATGCTGACGCTCCGATGCTTCAGGTAGCCGATTACGCGCTTGTTGGCGATCTGTTCGAAGTCGTGCCGGAGTTGGCCAACTCACTCTGA